One Kosmotoga arenicorallina S304 genomic window carries:
- a CDS encoding DMT family transporter produces MGLPLFALINRILLLALEKIVLKFMGDETGNFYKNLVASFLFFFIGAFVLLPFAITGEVNNWHFLLPCIISALLYSFSSFAYVSSIATGEVSLVTPISSLNAVVILFFAAIFLGEKITLVKSLGIFLMVYGIFILKGAATPIKSLKAILKDRPSQLMFVSVVLQSTGRVIDKSFSGEYDPIIYATLLYFIVSLNFFILLRLKRKDRLILFSFKKKPIPMLIGGAINGSAYLLLLIAIKSIELSIVEPLVNLSIIIAMILASMIFKEKLLEKLPGGLLVILGGWLLAGNV; encoded by the coding sequence ATGGGACTGCCACTGTTCGCTTTAATTAACAGAATTTTGCTTTTGGCTCTTGAAAAAATCGTTTTGAAATTCATGGGAGATGAAACTGGAAATTTTTACAAGAACCTCGTTGCCAGCTTTCTTTTCTTTTTCATCGGTGCTTTTGTGCTGCTGCCTTTCGCTATTACAGGTGAAGTAAATAACTGGCATTTTCTTTTGCCCTGCATTATAAGCGCTTTGCTTTATAGCTTTAGCTCCTTTGCATATGTCTCTTCAATTGCAACGGGAGAAGTTTCACTTGTAACGCCGATAAGCAGCCTAAACGCCGTTGTGATCCTGTTCTTCGCTGCAATATTTCTTGGCGAAAAAATAACCCTTGTGAAATCACTGGGAATCTTTCTCATGGTGTATGGAATATTTATACTAAAAGGAGCTGCGACACCGATAAAGTCTCTTAAGGCAATTCTGAAAGATAGGCCAAGCCAGCTCATGTTTGTTAGTGTAGTTCTTCAATCAACAGGCAGGGTCATTGACAAATCCTTTAGCGGCGAATATGATCCAATTATCTATGCAACTCTTCTTTACTTCATCGTTTCTCTTAATTTTTTCATTCTTTTACGCCTAAAGAGAAAAGATAGGCTTATTCTGTTTTCCTTCAAGAAAAAGCCAATACCAATGCTAATTGGTGGGGCCATAAACGGCTCAGCCTATCTTTTGTTACTTATAGCCATTAAAAGCATCGAGTTAAGTATTGTAGAGCCGTTAGTAAACCTTTCGATAATCATTGCGATGATACTTGCTTCTATGATATTCAAAGAAAAGTTGCTCGAAAAACTTCCAGGGGGTCTGCTGGTTATCCTTGGCGGGTGGCTTCTTGCTGGTAATGTCTGA
- a CDS encoding lipid-binding SYLF domain-containing protein, translating into MKKLVLLITFIVLGVIVMGFYSPENRFKDANNVLNDLLSMPENGAFRELLSKAKGIAFFPNVLKAGLVLGGQYGEGFVLRKKNDLWYGPLFLKLYKVSYGPQIGAQTIGLVLLIMNDTGFAGFTKDNITLGGSVAVAAGPIGRNLSADVDYTLQAILSYSISKGFFIGFTVEGSVIKLDQEANKLFYNDAASPEEILNMVSMGTPELRKLIETLNNIQ; encoded by the coding sequence ATGAAGAAGCTTGTTTTACTGATAACCTTTATCGTGTTAGGAGTGATTGTAATGGGTTTTTACTCACCGGAGAATAGATTCAAAGATGCTAATAATGTACTTAACGATCTACTTTCTATGCCTGAAAATGGTGCCTTTAGGGAGCTTCTTTCAAAGGCAAAAGGTATCGCCTTTTTCCCAAATGTATTAAAAGCCGGACTTGTTTTAGGGGGACAATACGGCGAAGGTTTTGTGCTCAGAAAAAAGAACGATCTGTGGTACGGCCCGCTATTCCTGAAGCTATACAAAGTCAGCTATGGACCACAAATCGGGGCACAAACAATCGGGCTCGTATTACTTATAATGAACGATACGGGTTTCGCTGGTTTCACAAAAGACAATATAACTCTGGGAGGTAGCGTGGCTGTTGCCGCAGGGCCCATCGGAAGAAATCTTTCTGCAGATGTGGATTACACGTTGCAGGCGATTCTTTCATATTCCATTTCCAAAGGTTTCTTTATAGGATTTACTGTTGAGGGCTCAGTGATTAAGCTTGACCAGGAGGCGAATAAATTGTTCTATAATGATGCCGCCTCACCGGAGGAAATACTCAACATGGTTTCTATGGGAACTCCTGAACTAAGAAAGCTTATAGAAACCCTGAACAATATTCAGTAA
- a CDS encoding MFS transporter yields MKKGSFFNLFNYLVSIFSMVGYLLFSSINTIAADWGLPYSTIGKINFTGYLFYTFIALFLGSLGDKYGYKKILHPAMFLFAVISLSGMLVYGSNSLLYLYLFAIAVYSYFGLFYPLVEGLLSRAEKLEKIDPSLTTTRFTLSWSSGNMLGMAFGPYFIQKEPFVVFIIAALVSLLGGLIVYRHANKYGERIPFKGHPTLFQKHKEVDFPKIALYRKTYRFSLVLAAMVFSSVISLFPKLISMSGISLENAGFLVVAGNVAVFFTFILMTRFRFWVGNPGLSFLLILIFPLSIPLFFMSTGVWAFLLVALFSGINYSIPYTFAIFYGLNSPHEDHGKQGGLHETMIGISFGLGPLLSGYFLDIWPGLYGMGILVVFLSITSIINQIFFIKRLK; encoded by the coding sequence GTGAAAAAAGGTTCATTTTTCAATCTCTTCAATTACCTGGTATCCATATTTTCCATGGTGGGATACCTGCTTTTCTCATCAATAAATACCATAGCCGCAGATTGGGGATTGCCTTACTCAACTATTGGAAAAATAAATTTCACCGGTTATTTATTTTATACGTTTATAGCCCTTTTTTTGGGTTCTCTTGGCGATAAATATGGATATAAGAAAATCCTGCATCCGGCGATGTTTCTCTTCGCAGTGATTTCTTTGAGTGGAATGCTTGTATATGGCAGTAATTCACTTTTATACCTTTATCTTTTTGCGATAGCAGTGTATTCTTACTTCGGCCTTTTTTATCCTCTGGTTGAAGGGCTGCTTTCGCGGGCAGAAAAACTTGAAAAAATAGATCCATCCTTGACTACAACCCGATTTACGCTGTCATGGAGTTCCGGGAACATGCTGGGAATGGCTTTTGGACCATATTTTATTCAAAAAGAACCTTTCGTGGTCTTTATAATAGCCGCTTTAGTCAGCTTACTTGGAGGACTTATTGTTTACCGGCACGCAAATAAATATGGCGAAAGAATCCCTTTCAAGGGGCACCCAACACTTTTTCAAAAGCACAAAGAAGTGGACTTCCCAAAAATAGCTCTTTATCGTAAGACTTATAGGTTTTCGCTGGTACTTGCGGCAATGGTATTTTCCTCTGTGATAAGCCTTTTCCCTAAACTGATATCGATGTCTGGAATATCACTGGAAAATGCGGGTTTTCTTGTTGTCGCAGGAAATGTAGCGGTCTTTTTTACTTTTATTCTCATGACCCGATTCAGGTTTTGGGTAGGAAATCCAGGGCTGTCCTTTCTTTTGATACTGATATTCCCTCTCTCAATTCCACTGTTCTTTATGAGTACTGGAGTATGGGCGTTTTTGCTTGTGGCACTTTTTTCGGGAATTAACTATTCAATCCCTTATACCTTCGCCATATTTTATGGGCTTAATTCACCACACGAAGACCATGGTAAACAAGGGGGACTCCATGAAACCATGATAGGAATTTCCTTTGGCCTTGGACCTCTTCTAAGTGGCTATTTCCTCGATATCTGGCCTGGACTATATGGAATGGGCATTCTTGTCGTCTTTCTTTCTATCACAAGCATCATCAACCAGATATTTTTCATTAAGCGATTAAAATAA
- a CDS encoding ABC transporter substrate-binding protein — protein sequence MKKLLVLIAVLSLSVLTMAAVEIEFWHAMGGGHGATLDEIVNSFNEANPDIVVKPVYVGNYGALSQKLLASAESGNLPAISQAYGNWTAMLIPRGVVQELNSFIDNPDYGFTSEQWEAVWAPFKKMITWGDTIYAVPFNKSTYVLYYNTDAFELYGLTPPKTMEDLFFDAMMLTEDKDGDGEIDQFGMGFRTTIDHFVVFLRANGGKILDLGPDGKYKVVINSPEAHEALQFMYDMVHTYKIAYAQGGYLDGPFGDGKIMMFIETIASKPYVDRASTGKHGWAWAPVPMWKMQAPPFAGTDLIMFSTISEEQKLAAWKFMKFLLSPEIQAYWSVKTGYMPAVKTALETPQWKEYVNQHPDAVVPINQIDKGSVDPNIAEWYSVRTIVGQMVGDVLNGKRTIDEGLAWAEAELQKVLAGE from the coding sequence ATGAAAAAACTTCTGGTTCTCATCGCTGTTCTTTCTCTCTCGGTTTTGACCATGGCAGCAGTTGAGATTGAGTTCTGGCATGCTATGGGGGGCGGACATGGAGCCACTTTGGATGAAATTGTCAACTCTTTCAATGAAGCCAACCCCGATATTGTGGTCAAACCTGTTTATGTAGGAAATTATGGAGCTCTATCTCAGAAACTCCTTGCGAGTGCTGAATCTGGAAATCTTCCCGCTATATCGCAGGCTTATGGTAACTGGACAGCTATGCTTATTCCACGTGGTGTGGTTCAGGAACTGAATAGCTTCATTGACAATCCGGATTATGGTTTCACCTCTGAGCAGTGGGAAGCAGTATGGGCACCTTTTAAGAAAATGATTACCTGGGGCGACACTATTTACGCTGTTCCTTTCAACAAGAGCACTTATGTCCTTTATTACAATACCGACGCTTTTGAACTTTACGGACTTACACCACCCAAAACCATGGAAGACCTTTTCTTTGATGCCATGATGCTTACAGAAGACAAAGATGGTGATGGAGAAATAGATCAATTCGGTATGGGCTTCAGGACAACAATTGACCATTTTGTCGTTTTCCTGAGGGCAAATGGCGGGAAAATATTGGATCTGGGTCCAGATGGCAAGTACAAAGTTGTCATTAATTCACCCGAAGCCCATGAAGCTCTCCAGTTCATGTATGATATGGTTCATACCTACAAGATCGCTTATGCCCAGGGTGGTTATCTTGATGGCCCCTTTGGCGATGGCAAAATCATGATGTTCATTGAAACAATAGCAAGCAAGCCTTATGTTGACAGGGCTTCTACCGGGAAGCATGGTTGGGCATGGGCTCCAGTACCTATGTGGAAAATGCAGGCACCACCTTTTGCTGGAACAGACCTTATTATGTTCTCTACAATATCCGAAGAACAGAAACTTGCCGCCTGGAAGTTCATGAAATTCCTGCTTAGCCCTGAGATTCAGGCATACTGGTCAGTCAAAACCGGTTACATGCCCGCTGTGAAGACCGCACTTGAAACACCTCAATGGAAAGAATATGTCAACCAGCACCCGGATGCCGTTGTACCGATAAATCAGATTGACAAAGGATCCGTTGATCCCAACATTGCGGAATGGTATTCTGTAAGAACCATTGTCGGTCAGATGGTTGGAGACGTTTTGAATGGAAAGAGAACCATTGACGAAGGTCTTGCCTGGGCTGAGGCGGAACTTCAAAAAGTACTTGCTGGCGAATAA